Proteins co-encoded in one Cytobacillus sp. NJ13 genomic window:
- a CDS encoding response regulator transcription factor, with product MYRIMMIEDDEKIRRIVADTLKKWQYDVVEVTQFDQVLAEFEQTSPHLILLDINLPVFDGYYWCQQIRSVSKVPIIFLSSRNQNMDIIMAINMGGDDFIQKPFDLDILLAKISALIRRKYTYQEEENIRFIHRGLKLNVTNSTIEFNGQSNELSRNEFILLQLMMRNIGKIVSRDDLMQALWNEEQFVDDNTLTVNVNRMRRKIAAIGLEDFIVTRKGLGYLIE from the coding sequence ATGTATAGAATCATGATGATAGAAGACGATGAAAAAATTAGGCGGATTGTCGCTGATACGCTGAAAAAATGGCAATATGATGTGGTGGAGGTAACCCAATTTGACCAGGTGCTGGCGGAATTCGAGCAGACAAGTCCACACCTCATTTTATTAGATATCAATCTTCCCGTTTTTGATGGATACTACTGGTGCCAGCAAATACGCTCTGTTTCAAAAGTGCCGATCATTTTCCTTTCCTCCAGAAATCAGAATATGGATATTATAATGGCCATTAATATGGGCGGGGATGATTTTATCCAGAAGCCCTTTGATTTGGATATCCTTCTCGCGAAAATCAGTGCACTCATCCGCAGGAAGTATACATATCAGGAAGAGGAGAATATCCGTTTTATCCATCGCGGCCTGAAATTAAATGTAACCAATTCAACGATTGAATTTAATGGGCAAAGCAATGAGCTAAGCCGGAATGAATTCATCCTTTTGCAATTGATGATGCGGAATATCGGAAAAATCGTCTCGAGGGATGACTTAATGCAGGCACTATGGAATGAGGAACAGTTTGTCGATGATAATACACTTACCGTGAATGTGAATCGGATGCGCAGGAAAATTGCAGCAATTGGACTAGAGGACTTCATTGTCACTCGGAAAGGGTTAGGGTATTTAATTGAATGA
- a CDS encoding alpha-L-fucosidase, translating into MEISVKNQYQPNWESLDSRVIPEWFQNAKFGIFVHWGVYSVPSWRKLSDERFGSYAEWYYASVYGEYKNNNDDFHERIYGKDFKYREFAAKFTAELFDADFWAKTFKNAGAKYVVLTAKHHDGYCLWPTQNKHKKNWRVTDVGPNIDILGNLTDAVRKQGMKMGLYYSIIDWETNWSHRTESGYFVPEYDHQNYGIDEENYPDEILIPQLKELVQKYSPSLIFSDGGEWDLDENAAQTKEFLAWLYNEAPNKNEVVVNDRFCAGMPGKHGDYFSSEYHDVSDIVQDHVWEESRGIGGSYGFNRAENLENYSTSEQLIHELTSIVARGGNLLLNVGPTWDGRIPIIQQQRLKDIGDWLNVNGESIFETRPYHGISHAVNKFTTNGRSIYCIMDSWPNEKEIFTLSKGLDIDSIHILGMDLNLDYQIEDNKLLIKTPLIHPSKLPGQYSYVFKIKLNEV; encoded by the coding sequence ATGGAGATAAGTGTTAAAAATCAATATCAGCCTAATTGGGAGTCATTAGATTCCAGGGTTATTCCAGAGTGGTTCCAAAATGCCAAATTTGGTATATTTGTCCACTGGGGTGTCTACTCTGTTCCTTCATGGAGAAAATTAAGTGACGAACGGTTTGGATCTTATGCAGAATGGTATTATGCCTCTGTTTACGGTGAATATAAAAATAATAACGATGATTTTCATGAAAGAATCTATGGGAAAGATTTTAAGTATCGAGAATTTGCAGCTAAGTTTACTGCTGAATTATTTGATGCTGATTTTTGGGCTAAAACATTTAAAAATGCCGGTGCCAAATACGTTGTGTTAACAGCAAAACACCATGATGGGTACTGCTTATGGCCTACCCAAAATAAACATAAAAAAAATTGGCGTGTCACAGATGTTGGCCCCAATATTGATATTCTAGGCAATTTAACGGACGCTGTCAGAAAACAAGGAATGAAAATGGGTCTGTACTATTCAATTATAGATTGGGAAACTAACTGGAGCCATAGAACTGAATCAGGCTATTTTGTTCCAGAATACGATCATCAAAATTATGGTATAGATGAAGAAAATTATCCAGACGAAATTCTCATTCCTCAACTTAAAGAATTGGTACAGAAATATAGTCCTTCACTGATCTTTTCAGATGGAGGAGAATGGGATTTAGACGAAAATGCGGCACAAACAAAAGAATTTTTAGCATGGCTGTACAATGAAGCCCCGAATAAAAATGAAGTGGTAGTGAACGACAGGTTCTGTGCTGGGATGCCAGGAAAACATGGTGATTATTTCTCCAGTGAGTATCATGATGTTTCAGATATTGTTCAAGATCATGTGTGGGAGGAAAGCAGGGGGATTGGCGGATCCTATGGATTTAATCGAGCAGAAAATCTAGAAAACTATTCCACTTCCGAACAGCTTATTCATGAATTAACAAGCATCGTAGCGCGTGGCGGCAATCTATTATTGAATGTCGGTCCAACTTGGGATGGAAGGATTCCTATTATACAGCAGCAAAGGTTAAAAGATATTGGTGATTGGCTAAATGTAAACGGCGAGTCCATTTTTGAAACAAGACCTTACCATGGAATTAGTCATGCTGTAAATAAGTTTACAACGAATGGTAGAAGTATATACTGCATTATGGATAGCTGGCCAAATGAAAAAGAAATATTCACCTTATCTAAAGGGTTAGATATTGATTCAATTCATATATTAGGAATGGATTTAAATCTGGATTATCAAATTGAAGACAATAAACTACTTATTAAAACACCACTAATTCATCCAAGTAAATTACCTGGCCAATATTCTTATGTATTCAAGATTAAGCTTAATGAAGTATAA